One Nitrosopumilus piranensis genomic region harbors:
- a CDS encoding proteasome assembly chaperone family protein translates to MTKEFPEAEVFETKKIELKSPVIFAGFVGAGLVGPVAINHIIEKLKMEEIGVMRSKYLPPSTVFMRGRLRHPFRFYSNKEGTVCAIICEITLRMEGLYSLVSSILDWAAEKGSKEIVILDGVAGVEHDDKAYCAAEEDLVRTMADKDISMIPQGFITGIPGGILNECLVREIQGITLLAKANKIAPDSEAAATLIEALNRFYDMNIDTKDLQEEKDRIHSEFSELSQKYVEHREETSGMYM, encoded by the coding sequence GTGACTAAAGAATTTCCTGAGGCTGAAGTCTTTGAGACAAAGAAAATTGAATTAAAAAGTCCCGTAATCTTTGCAGGGTTTGTAGGAGCAGGACTTGTTGGACCTGTTGCAATTAATCATATTATTGAAAAATTAAAGATGGAAGAAATTGGAGTAATGAGATCAAAATATCTTCCACCTTCAACAGTATTTATGCGAGGGAGGCTACGCCATCCGTTTAGGTTCTATTCAAACAAAGAAGGAACGGTCTGTGCCATAATTTGTGAAATAACACTACGTATGGAAGGATTGTATTCATTAGTATCATCAATTTTAGATTGGGCAGCTGAAAAAGGATCAAAGGAGATTGTAATTTTAGATGGAGTTGCAGGTGTAGAACATGATGATAAAGCATATTGTGCTGCCGAAGAGGATTTGGTAAGAACAATGGCAGATAAAGACATCAGTATGATTCCGCAAGGATTCATCACAGGTATTCCAGGAGGAATTCTAAATGAATGTCTAGTAAGAGAGATTCAAGGAATCACGCTTTTGGCCAAAGCAAATAAAATCGCTCCAGACTCAGAGGCTGCAGCCACATTAATTGAGGCACTAAACAGATTCTATGACATGAATATTGATACAAAAGACCTACAAGAAGAAAAAGATAGGATTCATTCAGAGTTTAGTGAATTATCACAAAAATACGTAGAACACAGAGAAGAAACATCTGGAATGTATATGTGA
- the purM gene encoding phosphoribosylformylglycinamidine cyclo-ligase, whose protein sequence is MVLTYKKAGVDISKIKQSQQAIGKLISSTHKLQKKAKITHGFGHYAGIVEIPGGELLATHTDGVGTKVVIANMMKKYNTIGIDCVAMNVNDIICIGATPISFVDYIAANKNDVIIFKKIVEGLVVGAKKSAMPIVGGETAIMPDVIEGKGFAFDLAGMVVGLVEKKQMVLGNKIKAGDVIIGASSTGIHSNGYSLARKALLKKYSIKDKVKGVGTIGDALLKPTEIYTKPVLEMVQKCKINGLAHITGGAFTKLLRLKKIGFEIDNLPKTPPIMKLVEEQGVKPEEMYKTFNMGVGFCVIAPKDQSTRIKSIFKKHKISSQEIGQIVSKKGVFVNSKKIA, encoded by the coding sequence ATGGTTCTAACCTACAAGAAAGCAGGAGTAGACATTTCTAAAATTAAACAGAGTCAACAAGCAATTGGAAAATTGATTTCATCAACTCACAAATTACAGAAAAAAGCAAAGATAACACACGGGTTTGGACATTATGCTGGGATTGTAGAGATTCCAGGAGGAGAACTTTTAGCTACACATACAGACGGAGTTGGAACCAAAGTTGTAATTGCAAACATGATGAAAAAATACAACACAATAGGAATAGACTGTGTTGCAATGAATGTTAATGATATAATCTGTATTGGTGCAACACCAATATCATTTGTAGACTATATTGCTGCAAACAAAAATGATGTGATAATTTTTAAAAAAATTGTAGAAGGATTAGTTGTAGGGGCAAAAAAATCTGCCATGCCAATAGTAGGAGGAGAAACTGCAATAATGCCAGATGTAATCGAAGGAAAAGGATTTGCATTTGATTTGGCAGGAATGGTTGTAGGACTAGTAGAAAAAAAACAAATGGTTCTTGGAAACAAAATAAAAGCAGGAGACGTAATTATTGGCGCAAGCAGTACTGGGATTCATTCAAACGGGTATTCACTTGCAAGAAAAGCATTACTAAAAAAATATTCAATTAAAGACAAAGTAAAAGGGGTTGGAACTATAGGAGATGCGTTGCTAAAGCCAACAGAAATTTACACAAAACCAGTTTTAGAAATGGTACAAAAATGCAAAATTAATGGTCTTGCCCACATTACAGGAGGAGCATTTACCAAGTTATTACGCCTCAAAAAGATAGGTTTTGAGATAGACAATCTACCAAAAACCCCACCAATTATGAAACTAGTAGAAGAACAAGGGGTAAAACCAGAGGAAATGTACAAGACGTTTAACATGGGAGTAGGATTCTGCGTGATTGCACCAAAAGATCAATCAACAAGAATAAAGTCAATATTCAAAAAACACAAGATCTCAAGTCAAGAGATTGGACAAATTGTTTCCAAAAAAGGAGTTTTTGTGAACTCTAAAAAAATTGCTTAA
- a CDS encoding cation:proton antiporter has protein sequence MAAEAHFIETIIGVGILLFAAKLMAELFLRLKLPIVLGELLAGMIVGPFALGSFFVLDGKQLLQISDEIKILGEMGAIVILFMAGLEMTPKEFLKGGKASFTVGTLGVVVPFFAGLVVFQMFGFDALQSMLIATALTATSIAISIQVLSEFGKLKAPEARLIIGAAVVDDILAIAVLSVVTSIAGSDGGVDNIDLMEVTITILQVLGFFAIMLIVAVVVIPKIITPRLWKAKGSVEGIATASFFGAAALAGSIGLSPIVGAFAVGMALSTTKVFEKVENYIGKIGLIFAPLFFAIIGAQVDLRAVDLNILMISGVIIAVAIVTKLLGCGLPAMFFLKNKAQGMRVGIGMISRGEVGLIVAGVGVTAGVLTSEVYSTIVIMVAVTTIITPIWLKIEYRKEQKSGNSGSEQNIEQKHE, from the coding sequence ATGGCTGCAGAGGCACACTTCATTGAAACAATTATCGGAGTAGGTATACTTCTGTTTGCAGCTAAATTAATGGCAGAGCTCTTCTTGAGATTAAAACTTCCAATTGTATTAGGAGAGTTGTTAGCAGGAATGATTGTAGGTCCGTTTGCATTAGGATCATTTTTTGTTCTTGATGGAAAACAACTGCTTCAGATTAGTGATGAAATCAAAATACTTGGAGAGATGGGCGCAATTGTAATTTTGTTTATGGCAGGGCTTGAGATGACACCAAAAGAATTTCTCAAAGGGGGTAAGGCGTCATTTACAGTAGGAACTTTAGGGGTAGTAGTACCGTTTTTCGCAGGTCTAGTAGTATTCCAAATGTTTGGATTTGATGCATTACAATCAATGCTAATTGCCACAGCGCTAACTGCTACAAGTATCGCAATCTCTATTCAAGTACTCAGTGAGTTTGGAAAGCTAAAAGCTCCAGAAGCTAGACTAATCATCGGTGCAGCAGTTGTAGATGATATTTTAGCAATTGCAGTATTATCAGTTGTCACATCAATTGCAGGAAGCGATGGGGGAGTAGACAATATTGACCTCATGGAAGTAACTATCACAATCTTACAAGTATTAGGATTCTTTGCAATTATGCTCATAGTAGCAGTAGTTGTAATTCCTAAAATCATTACACCAAGACTGTGGAAAGCAAAAGGTAGTGTTGAGGGAATTGCAACAGCGTCGTTCTTTGGTGCGGCTGCGCTTGCAGGCTCTATCGGACTATCACCGATTGTAGGAGCATTTGCAGTAGGTATGGCATTATCAACTACCAAAGTATTTGAAAAGGTGGAAAATTATATTGGAAAGATTGGATTAATTTTTGCGCCATTATTCTTTGCAATAATTGGAGCTCAAGTAGATCTTCGTGCAGTCGATTTGAATATTTTGATGATTAGTGGAGTAATCATTGCAGTTGCAATTGTTACAAAACTGTTGGGTTGTGGACTTCCAGCAATGTTTTTCTTGAAAAACAAGGCTCAAGGAATGAGGGTTGGAATTGGGATGATTTCAAGAGGAGAAGTAGGATTGATTGTTGCAGGAGTAGGAGTGACAGCAGGAGTCTTAACATCAGAAGTATACTCTACAATCGTAATTATGGTAGCAGTAACTACAATCATCACACCAATCTGGTTGAAGATAGAGTACAGAAAAGAACAGAAAAGTGGAAACAGCGGATCAGAGCAAAACATAGAACAAAAACACGAATAA
- a CDS encoding elongator complex protein 3: MSKLDSIFSKACSEITQNLLTINEPNKKQVKEEIKKICAKYSLERIPRNHEILSMASESEFDKLKKVLLKKPAKTASGVAVVALMPKPFACPHGRCTYCPGGIEFNSPNSYTGKEPSTLNAIENEYDPKLQITTKIDKLIAFGHDPSKMEIVIVGGTFLFMPKDYQENFIKSCYDALNGTDSKNLQEAKSSNEHASIRNVGFTIETKPDYCKKEHVDWMLDYGITRIEIGVQSLQERVYDIVNRGHNYNDVIESFQISKDAGYKIVAHMMPGLPSMTPKEDITDFKKLFSDSQLRPDMLKIYPSLVIENTPMYKEYKDGKYTPYSDEDMINVLTEVKKDIPKWVRIMRVQREISPNEIIAGPKSGNLRQIVHQNLAKQGTKCKCIRCREAGLNKKSEPKDIKLNRINYDSSGGKEVFLSYEDNNESIYGFLRLRKPSNDAHRDEVGTNSCIVRELHVYGKSVKIGQKEESEIQHSGLGKNLMKEAERISKEELDAKKLLVISAVGTREYYQKLGYSLYGPYMSKILNKG, encoded by the coding sequence ATGAGTAAGTTAGATTCAATATTTTCAAAGGCATGTAGTGAAATTACTCAAAATTTGCTAACAATTAATGAACCTAACAAAAAGCAGGTTAAAGAAGAAATTAAGAAAATTTGTGCCAAATATTCGTTAGAAAGAATTCCAAGAAATCATGAAATACTTTCCATGGCAAGTGAATCAGAATTTGACAAACTTAAAAAAGTATTACTAAAAAAACCTGCAAAAACAGCATCAGGGGTTGCCGTAGTAGCACTAATGCCAAAGCCATTTGCATGTCCACATGGAAGATGTACATATTGTCCAGGAGGTATTGAATTTAATTCGCCAAATAGTTATACAGGAAAGGAACCATCCACATTAAATGCAATTGAAAATGAGTATGATCCAAAATTACAAATAACAACAAAGATTGACAAGTTGATTGCATTTGGACATGATCCATCGAAAATGGAAATTGTAATTGTTGGAGGAACATTTCTATTTATGCCAAAAGATTATCAAGAAAATTTTATCAAATCATGTTATGATGCACTAAATGGTACAGACTCAAAAAATTTGCAAGAAGCAAAATCCAGCAATGAGCATGCATCAATTAGAAATGTAGGATTTACAATTGAGACAAAGCCAGACTATTGTAAGAAGGAACATGTTGATTGGATGTTAGATTATGGAATAACAAGAATAGAAATTGGTGTTCAATCATTACAAGAAAGAGTTTACGATATTGTTAACAGAGGACACAATTATAATGACGTGATAGAATCATTTCAAATTTCAAAGGATGCAGGATACAAAATTGTTGCACATATGATGCCAGGTTTACCATCAATGACACCAAAAGAAGACATTACAGATTTTAAGAAATTATTTTCAGATTCACAATTACGTCCAGATATGCTAAAAATTTACCCATCATTGGTTATTGAAAACACTCCAATGTACAAAGAATACAAAGATGGAAAGTACACACCGTATTCTGATGAAGACATGATCAATGTATTGACAGAGGTCAAGAAAGATATTCCAAAATGGGTAAGAATTATGCGTGTTCAAAGAGAGATTTCTCCAAATGAGATCATTGCAGGTCCTAAATCAGGCAATCTAAGGCAGATTGTACATCAAAACCTAGCAAAACAAGGCACAAAGTGCAAGTGTATTAGATGTAGGGAGGCAGGACTAAACAAAAAATCAGAGCCAAAAGACATCAAATTAAACAGAATTAATTATGATTCATCAGGAGGCAAAGAAGTATTTTTGTCATATGAAGACAATAACGAATCAATCTATGGGTTTTTGAGATTGAGAAAGCCAAGTAATGATGCACACAGAGATGAAGTAGGGACAAATTCTTGCATCGTCAGAGAACTTCATGTTTATGGAAAGTCAGTAAAGATTGGACAAAAGGAAGAAAGTGAGATACAACACTCAGGTCTAGGGAAAAATTTGATGAAAGAGGCAGAAAGAATTTCAAAAGAAGAGTTGGACGCAAAAAAGTTATTGGTAATTAGTGCAGTTGGTACCAGAGAGTACTATCAAAAGTTAGGGTATTCGTTATATGGGCCATACATGTCCAAAATATTAAACAAGGGATAA
- the lysS gene encoding lysine--tRNA ligase: MSEQEIIGKGTWIDKLASELLEREKSLGRNLELLKVESGLGASGIPHIGSLGDAVRAYGVKLALENLGYKSELIAYSDDLDGLRKIPEGMQEFGLEEHLAKPVSLIPDPYGCHDSYGMHMSSILLDGLDKVGIKYKFRRAIDTYKQGLLKNNIHTILQNSTKIGEKISELVGQEKYQKYLPYFPVCASCNRLYTAEATEYIADEKKVKYHCHDAEIGSKMIKGCGHEGEADIAKDLGKLAWKVEFAARWSAFDIRFEAYGKDIMDSVKVNDWVADEILDFPHPHHVKYEMFLDKGGKKISKSLGNVLTAQRWLKFGSSKSILLLLYKRITGARELGLEDIPSLMNEYNELEDINFGRIKIDNQAKLVKSKGLYEYVNLLNPPKQPSTHVNYRLLIELAKIFKENRNERVMKKLIDYGVIKNPEPEIEKLIELAGNYSDEFDEQEKMQIELDGTAKKALKILAETLGAEDEPEDIQNTIYQIAKSNDVQPKDFFKILYQIILGTSRGPKIGPFISDIGRKQVAEKLLEYT; the protein is encoded by the coding sequence ATGTCAGAACAAGAAATTATCGGAAAGGGTACTTGGATTGACAAATTAGCTTCCGAATTACTTGAAAGGGAAAAATCACTTGGAAGAAATTTAGAACTTCTTAAAGTAGAAAGTGGTCTAGGAGCATCAGGAATTCCGCATATTGGAAGTTTGGGCGATGCAGTAAGAGCTTATGGAGTAAAGCTAGCTTTAGAGAATTTAGGTTACAAATCAGAATTAATTGCATATTCAGATGATCTTGACGGATTGCGAAAAATCCCAGAAGGAATGCAAGAGTTTGGTTTGGAAGAACATCTAGCAAAACCAGTATCACTCATTCCAGATCCATATGGATGCCATGATTCATACGGCATGCACATGAGCAGTATTCTTTTAGATGGACTAGACAAAGTTGGAATTAAATACAAATTTAGAAGAGCAATTGACACATACAAACAAGGATTACTAAAAAACAACATCCACACCATTTTACAAAACAGCACAAAGATCGGAGAAAAAATTTCAGAGTTAGTAGGACAAGAGAAATATCAAAAGTACCTGCCATATTTTCCAGTATGTGCAAGCTGTAATCGACTCTACACAGCAGAAGCAACAGAGTATATAGCAGATGAAAAGAAAGTCAAGTATCATTGTCATGATGCTGAAATAGGCTCAAAAATGATCAAAGGATGTGGGCATGAAGGAGAAGCAGACATTGCAAAAGATCTTGGAAAACTTGCCTGGAAGGTAGAATTTGCAGCAAGATGGTCAGCATTTGATATTAGATTTGAGGCGTATGGAAAAGACATCATGGATTCTGTTAAAGTAAATGATTGGGTAGCAGATGAGATTTTAGATTTCCCACACCCACATCACGTAAAATATGAAATGTTCTTAGACAAAGGCGGAAAAAAGATTTCAAAATCATTAGGAAATGTGTTGACTGCACAAAGATGGTTAAAGTTTGGCAGTTCAAAATCAATTCTATTGTTACTTTACAAAAGAATCACAGGGGCTAGAGAGTTGGGATTAGAAGACATACCATCTCTGATGAATGAATACAATGAATTAGAAGACATCAATTTTGGAAGAATTAAGATAGATAATCAAGCAAAACTTGTAAAGTCAAAAGGACTCTACGAATATGTTAATCTATTAAATCCCCCAAAACAGCCAAGTACACATGTTAACTATAGACTATTAATTGAATTAGCAAAAATTTTCAAAGAAAATAGAAATGAAAGGGTGATGAAAAAGTTAATTGACTATGGGGTAATAAAAAACCCAGAACCAGAAATTGAAAAACTCATTGAACTTGCAGGAAATTACTCTGATGAGTTTGATGAACAAGAAAAAATGCAAATTGAACTAGATGGCACTGCAAAAAAAGCATTAAAAATTTTAGCAGAAACTCTTGGAGCAGAGGATGAACCAGAAGACATTCAAAATACAATTTACCAAATTGCAAAATCAAATGATGTACAACCAAAAGATTTCTTTAAAATATTATATCAGATAATTCTTGGAACCTCCAGAGGACCAAAAATTGGTCCATTTATCTCAGATATTGGAAGAAAACAAGTAGCAGAGAAACTTTTAGAGTACACGTAA
- a CDS encoding coiled-coil domain-containing protein: MKNDMGLFGKKEETVSENSDEYVLKEELETEVENLQNEFRAKQDELKSIQQKIESVKGEYETAVSSLMSVKKELNQKRMELDISIREYKETKEKTKNSEQIKDSKSITEFNKTEDDLSKMKQELEEMTKEYDEIKEKITSEQLALAQIRKQQIDAEKELDEANSRLYNAKEELDKKDQFQDTSILTPKEKEFIQGNNKSSAGVIEAASAVVGSLKSKLNMTQKELEAIQSLLEKEREEHEETKKELKKLKSENQKL, from the coding sequence GTGAAAAATGATATGGGGTTGTTTGGTAAAAAGGAAGAAACAGTATCAGAAAACAGTGATGAATATGTACTAAAAGAAGAACTAGAAACAGAAGTAGAAAATCTCCAAAATGAATTTAGAGCAAAACAAGATGAATTAAAGAGTATTCAGCAAAAAATTGAATCAGTAAAAGGAGAATATGAAACAGCAGTAAGTAGTTTGATGTCCGTCAAAAAAGAGCTAAATCAAAAAAGAATGGAGCTTGACATATCTATTCGTGAGTATAAAGAAACTAAAGAAAAAACAAAAAATTCTGAACAAATCAAAGATTCAAAATCAATTACAGAGTTTAATAAAACAGAAGATGACTTGTCAAAGATGAAACAAGAGTTAGAAGAAATGACTAAAGAATATGATGAAATTAAAGAAAAAATTACATCAGAACAATTAGCACTTGCTCAGATTAGAAAGCAACAGATAGATGCAGAAAAAGAACTTGATGAAGCAAATTCACGATTGTATAATGCAAAAGAGGAATTGGACAAAAAAGATCAATTTCAAGACACCAGTATTCTCACACCCAAGGAGAAAGAGTTCATTCAAGGAAATAACAAAAGTTCTGCAGGCGTAATTGAGGCTGCTAGTGCCGTTGTAGGATCACTGAAATCAAAACTCAACATGACACAAAAAGAATTAGAAGCAATACAGTCACTGTTAGAAAAAGAGAGAGAAGAGCACGAAGAAACTAAAAAAGAATTAAAAAAACTCAAATCCGAAAATCAGAAATTATAG
- a CDS encoding pyridoxamine 5'-phosphate oxidase family protein translates to MSEITPQIKKFLDLQKLGYIATVSSDGTPNISPKGTIIGWSKTQLAFADIRSPDTMTNLKTNPNVEINVIDPLLRKGFLFKGVAKILSNSNPYDDILKHYRDSGIKSPIGSIVLVDVTDISEVISPLYDLGISEEEIKLKWKKHFESL, encoded by the coding sequence TTGTCTGAAATCACTCCTCAAATCAAAAAATTTTTGGATCTTCAAAAGTTAGGTTATATCGCAACTGTTTCTTCTGATGGCACTCCAAATATTTCGCCTAAAGGAACTATAATTGGATGGTCTAAAACTCAATTAGCATTTGCAGACATTCGTTCTCCTGACACAATGACTAATTTGAAAACAAATCCTAATGTGGAAATTAACGTCATTGATCCCTTGTTGCGAAAGGGGTTTTTGTTCAAGGGTGTAGCCAAAATCTTAAGTAATTCCAATCCTTATGATGATATTTTAAAACACTATCGTGATAGTGGAATCAAAAGTCCAATTGGTTCTATTGTATTAGTTGATGTAACTGATATCTCAGAGGTAATTTCTCCATTGTATGATTTGGGAATCAGTGAAGAGGAAATCAAGTTGAAATGGAAAAAGCATTTTGAAAGTCTATAA
- a CDS encoding ferritin-like domain-containing protein: MRISTKMKKALNDQIALESAASNSYLAMASWCEVTGYQGGATFFYAQSDEEKTHMLKIIHYLNDVGAIATIPAVKAPKSSYRSLEETIKTALKNEQSVTKAIHKIVELAHKEKDHCTYAFLEWFVNEQVQEETKFETILQKFDLLGRDKLGINEVDKFLASDSGDPPSSTA, from the coding sequence ATGAGAATCTCTACTAAAATGAAAAAAGCACTAAATGATCAGATTGCTCTAGAATCTGCAGCATCTAACAGTTATCTTGCAATGGCTTCTTGGTGTGAAGTTACAGGATACCAAGGCGGTGCAACATTCTTCTATGCTCAATCAGACGAAGAAAAAACACACATGCTAAAAATAATTCATTACTTAAATGATGTTGGGGCAATTGCAACAATACCTGCAGTCAAAGCACCAAAAAGTTCATACAGATCCCTTGAAGAAACAATCAAAACTGCTCTCAAAAATGAACAATCTGTAACAAAAGCAATTCATAAAATTGTTGAACTTGCACATAAAGAAAAAGATCATTGCACATATGCATTTCTAGAATGGTTTGTAAACGAACAAGTTCAAGAAGAAACAAAATTTGAAACAATCTTGCAAAAGTTTGATCTTCTTGGTAGGGACAAACTCGGAATTAATGAAGTTGATAAATTCTTAGCTTCTGATTCTGGTGATCCACCTTCTTCTACCGCCTAA
- a CDS encoding NRAMP family divalent metal transporter — MALGISTLSRIMDSKLSHFSKTAGPGILFACTAIGVSHLVQSTRAGADYGLLILGFVVVVTLLKYPFFEYGSRYANSTQTSIIDGYKKLGKPALWLYFFITIASMFFVTGAVGFVTAGFFENLFGLDFLGEWTIIILFAVCVGILGIGKYHVLDSLIKIIAIVLLVSTVSAFLLSLYNGPIEPVAGFEPKDLWGVSGIFFLLALMGWMPTAVDLSSWNSLWTLERMKQTNYKPKLKETLFEFRLAYLITGILAIMFVTLGAFIFYGSGHELPNNNALFANEIVSLYTKTIGDWSYLIITASAFTVMFGTIIAVFDGYSRSLQRTIELIFTKKEEKIHTKFRTLYVVFLLVIATGSLVVIFQFGNNLKELVDFATVLSFIIAPIIAVFNFRLVTGKFLNKESQPSGILRILSFAGIIFLSGFAMIFLIMKFYS, encoded by the coding sequence ATGGCTCTTGGAATATCAACCCTGTCTAGAATAATGGATTCAAAACTTTCTCATTTTTCTAAAACAGCTGGACCTGGAATCTTATTTGCCTGTACTGCAATAGGTGTGTCTCATCTTGTTCAATCTACTAGAGCAGGCGCAGATTATGGCTTGCTGATTTTAGGGTTTGTGGTTGTAGTTACTTTGTTAAAATATCCTTTCTTTGAATATGGTTCTCGTTATGCAAATTCTACTCAAACTAGTATAATTGATGGATACAAAAAACTTGGAAAACCTGCATTGTGGTTGTACTTTTTCATTACAATTGCTTCCATGTTCTTTGTTACAGGAGCTGTAGGATTTGTTACTGCAGGATTCTTTGAGAATCTTTTTGGACTTGATTTTCTTGGAGAATGGACGATAATCATTTTGTTTGCTGTCTGTGTTGGCATACTTGGAATTGGAAAATATCATGTTCTTGATAGTTTGATTAAGATTATTGCAATAGTTTTGCTTGTATCTACGGTTTCAGCATTTCTACTTTCTCTTTATAATGGCCCTATAGAACCTGTTGCAGGATTTGAACCAAAAGATCTTTGGGGTGTGTCTGGAATCTTTTTCTTGCTTGCACTAATGGGGTGGATGCCAACTGCAGTTGATCTTTCTAGTTGGAATAGTTTGTGGACGCTGGAACGAATGAAACAAACAAACTACAAACCAAAACTCAAAGAAACTTTGTTTGAATTCCGATTGGCATATCTTATCACGGGAATTCTTGCAATAATGTTTGTCACATTAGGTGCCTTCATCTTTTATGGTTCTGGTCATGAATTACCAAACAACAATGCTCTATTTGCAAATGAGATTGTTTCATTGTACACTAAAACAATTGGGGATTGGAGCTACCTGATAATTACTGCATCTGCATTCACTGTTATGTTTGGAACCATAATTGCAGTGTTTGATGGATATTCTCGTTCCTTACAAAGAACAATAGAGTTGATTTTTACCAAAAAAGAGGAAAAAATACACACAAAATTTCGAACCTTGTATGTAGTGTTCTTACTCGTAATCGCTACAGGTTCACTTGTTGTAATATTTCAGTTTGGGAATAATCTAAAGGAATTAGTTGATTTTGCAACAGTTCTTTCATTTATTATTGCACCTATAATTGCAGTATTTAATTTCCGACTAGTTACTGGTAAATTCTTGAATAAAGAATCTCAACCATCTGGGATATTGAGGATTTTGAGTTTTGCAGGAATAATTTTTCTTAGTGGATTTGCAATGATATTCTTAATTATGAAGTTTTATTCATAA
- a CDS encoding carbonic anhydrase: protein MAEGKFATSVSCMDGRIQLPLAQWIKENYSVNYVDAITEPGVDKKVADNSDLESIKTKVGISINAHKSELIVVSGHYDCAGNPVSDEEHISQIKKGVDVISSWNTGAKVIGVWVDGSWNINPV from the coding sequence ATGGCAGAAGGAAAATTTGCAACATCTGTTTCCTGTATGGATGGAAGAATTCAACTACCACTAGCACAATGGATTAAAGAAAATTATTCTGTTAATTATGTTGATGCCATTACAGAACCTGGTGTTGACAAAAAAGTTGCAGACAATTCTGATCTTGAATCAATTAAGACAAAAGTTGGAATTTCAATTAATGCACACAAATCCGAACTAATTGTAGTGTCAGGTCACTATGACTGCGCTGGAAATCCTGTATCTGATGAAGAGCACATATCTCAAATCAAAAAAGGTGTGGATGTGATTTCATCTTGGAACACTGGCGCTAAAGTTATTGGAGTTTGGGTTGATGGCTCTTGGAATATCAACCCTGTCTAG
- a CDS encoding DNA-3-methyladenine glycosylase I translates to MNRCEWATQEPNITYHDKEWGRPQHNDQKLFEFLILEGAQAGLSWVTILKRREGYKKAFSNFDALKVSKYSQKHVSKLLRDEFIIRNKLKINSAINNAKQFLKVQEEFESFDRYLWGFVGYKPIKNKFKKLSDLPTSTEISEKLSKDLKKRGFSFVGPTICYALMQAIGMVNDHTTGCFLYGK, encoded by the coding sequence ATGAATAGATGTGAGTGGGCAACTCAAGAACCAAACATTACCTATCATGATAAAGAATGGGGAAGACCTCAACATAATGATCAAAAATTGTTTGAATTTTTAATCTTGGAGGGTGCCCAGGCTGGTCTTTCATGGGTAACTATACTAAAGCGCAGGGAAGGCTACAAAAAGGCATTTTCTAATTTTGATGCGCTCAAAGTTTCAAAATACTCTCAAAAACATGTATCAAAACTACTACGAGATGAATTCATAATTCGAAATAAACTCAAAATCAATTCTGCAATAAATAATGCAAAACAATTCCTTAAAGTCCAAGAAGAGTTTGAGTCTTTTGATAGATATCTTTGGGGCTTTGTAGGTTACAAACCAATTAAAAATAAATTCAAAAAATTATCTGATCTCCCCACATCTACTGAAATATCTGAAAAATTAAGTAAAGATCTAAAAAAACGTGGATTTAGTTTTGTGGGCCCAACAATATGCTATGCCTTAATGCAGGCAATAGGCATGGTAAATGATCACACTACTGGATGCTTTTTGTATGGAAAATAA
- a CDS encoding CBS domain-containing protein — MSIVTQEDFNFSSIKVQDIMRRALITVNTNTTALQVAKMMEQGGIGAIIVKDADNLVGIVTDRDYATKIAANSLSLDTPVEKIMSSPLITINPDESISAAAKMMATKKIRKLAVSDNGTITGIITSTDLVNQLAK; from the coding sequence ATGTCAATAGTGACTCAGGAAGATTTCAATTTTTCATCAATCAAGGTTCAGGATATAATGAGACGTGCTTTGATTACTGTCAATACTAATACTACTGCACTGCAAGTGGCAAAGATGATGGAGCAAGGTGGAATAGGTGCAATCATTGTAAAAGATGCCGACAATCTTGTTGGAATTGTTACTGACAGAGACTATGCTACAAAAATTGCTGCAAACAGTCTTTCCTTAGACACTCCTGTTGAGAAAATAATGTCTTCTCCATTAATTACAATTAATCCAGATGAGTCAATTTCTGCAGCTGCAAAAATGATGGCCACTAAAAAAATAAGAAAACTAGCAGTATCTGATAACGGCACCATTACTGGAATCATCACTTCTACTGATCTAGTAAATCAACTAGCAAAATAA